A region from the Lytechinus variegatus isolate NC3 chromosome 6, Lvar_3.0, whole genome shotgun sequence genome encodes:
- the LOC121416847 gene encoding LOW QUALITY PROTEIN: myosin light chain kinase family member 4-like (The sequence of the model RefSeq protein was modified relative to this genomic sequence to represent the inferred CDS: inserted 2 bases in 1 codon): MSSITGGELFDRIVDDKFDLTESEVISYMRQICAGVQHMHHNNIMHLDLKPENFMCVXKIIDFGLARKYEPNNDLKVLCGTPEFVAPEVISFDAITPLTDMWSVGVICYVLSGLSPFLGDSDTETLNNVTVGEWDFEDEAFDGISNGAKEFISSLLVKDQR; encoded by the exons atgagCAGTATTACAGGAGGAGAGTTATTCGATAGGATTGTGGACGATAAGTTTGACCTCACAGAGAGCGAGGTCATCAGCTACATGAGACAGATCTGCGCAGGCGTACAACACATGCACCACAATAACATCATGCATCTTGATCTAAAACCCGAGAATTTCATGTGTGT AAAGATAATCGATTTTGGATTGGCAAGGAAGTATGAACCGAACAACGACCTCAAG GTTTTGTGTGGAACGCCGGAGTTTGTTGCCCCGGAAGTAATCAGCTTCGACGCTATCACCCCACTGACAGACATGTGGAGTGTTGGGGTCATCTGTTATGTAT TGAGTGGATTGTCACCTTTCCTTGGAGACTCGGATACAGAGACACTGAACAACGTCACAGTGGGCGAGTGGGACTTTGAAGACGAGGCATTTGATGGCATCTCCAACGGGGCAAAAGAGTTTATCTCCAGCTTACTGGTCAAAGATCAAAGGtaa